In Thauera sp. JM12B12, one DNA window encodes the following:
- a CDS encoding DUF4157 domain-containing protein: MELATLARGRRIERAPVQPAADRVPTAGMPRFLAGRGLRVSQPQDASELRAERLADEVMSAAPCPGCSPAAPCTACAHGIMRAAEAGAPSPAASAADSQPALPALSAGTPLDAQARGFFEPRFGADLGAVRVHTSAEDGQLARGLAARAFTVGSDIVFAPGRYEPGSHAGRRLLAHELAHVVDGSAGHMIARAPDADAGVADGGPLAAGAAPTPADAGVPLPAGVPAAPAPPLFGGLFGDCASEEEGRRRDAFALRHLRVERNIPSTTFGMFDADYFPLIGLMPVTVKIRFEFVSADNAPGGFNLLQRLLAGEDLSRFFWNDTEKTDFKRDFIGRVTSRWSGRHLIRSTKPCWGFRALPLVSAQETADASDAHYVATVHKSPGPGIDYKSAVNDPDVAHPERPGTADLYQSDVREEADFNSTQVATAERQRLESALAAAGASPVLFDPDSDRIRPAAVPSLTAFADALKGRNPSDPMIPLHVDGFASAEGGLRHNEDLAERRALAVRAFLASLGVTHPIGVLGGGPVGVPGDASQRRAVISVDHAFETSYASNRYSVGEHEFGHMLGLPDEYQNNTTGTLGAQQTLYSGLVASAGVPGPAVWGADTASQMSNGIDVLPRHYVTLWEALGRMTSPDITQSEWSLS; encoded by the coding sequence ATGGAACTTGCCACACTGGCCAGGGGGCGACGGATCGAGCGCGCGCCCGTGCAGCCCGCGGCGGACCGCGTGCCCACGGCGGGGATGCCGCGCTTTCTGGCGGGGCGTGGGCTGAGGGTCTCGCAGCCGCAGGATGCAAGCGAGCTGCGCGCCGAGCGGCTTGCAGACGAAGTGATGTCGGCTGCGCCCTGCCCGGGGTGCAGCCCGGCGGCGCCTTGCACCGCCTGTGCGCACGGGATCATGCGTGCAGCCGAGGCCGGAGCCCCCTCCCCCGCGGCCTCGGCGGCCGACAGCCAGCCGGCGCTGCCGGCACTGAGCGCGGGCACGCCGCTCGATGCGCAGGCGCGGGGCTTCTTCGAGCCGCGCTTCGGGGCCGATCTCGGCGCCGTGCGCGTCCATACCAGCGCCGAGGACGGCCAGCTCGCGCGCGGCCTGGCAGCGCGGGCGTTCACGGTGGGCAGCGACATCGTGTTCGCGCCCGGACGGTATGAGCCCGGCTCGCACGCGGGCCGACGCCTGCTCGCGCACGAACTCGCGCATGTGGTCGATGGCAGCGCGGGACACATGATCGCGCGCGCGCCGGATGCCGATGCAGGGGTTGCAGATGGCGGTCCGCTCGCCGCCGGCGCGGCGCCCACGCCGGCGGATGCGGGCGTTCCGCTGCCGGCGGGCGTTCCCGCCGCACCCGCGCCGCCGCTCTTCGGCGGACTGTTCGGCGACTGCGCAAGCGAGGAAGAAGGGCGCCGGCGCGACGCATTCGCGCTGCGCCACCTGCGCGTCGAGCGCAACATCCCCTCGACCACCTTCGGCATGTTCGACGCCGACTACTTTCCGCTCATCGGCCTGATGCCGGTCACCGTCAAGATCCGCTTCGAGTTCGTCTCGGCCGACAACGCGCCGGGCGGCTTCAACCTGCTGCAACGCCTGCTGGCCGGGGAGGACCTGAGCCGCTTCTTCTGGAACGACACCGAGAAGACGGATTTCAAACGCGACTTCATCGGCCGCGTGACGAGCCGCTGGAGCGGCCGCCATCTGATCCGTTCGACCAAGCCGTGCTGGGGCTTCCGGGCCCTGCCGCTGGTCAGCGCGCAGGAGACCGCCGACGCGAGCGACGCGCACTACGTCGCCACCGTACACAAGAGCCCCGGGCCCGGGATCGACTACAAGTCGGCCGTGAACGACCCCGACGTCGCCCACCCCGAGCGGCCGGGCACGGCCGACCTCTACCAGTCGGACGTGCGCGAGGAAGCCGACTTCAACAGTACGCAGGTGGCCACCGCCGAGCGCCAGCGCCTCGAGAGCGCACTCGCGGCAGCAGGCGCCTCGCCCGTGCTGTTCGACCCGGATTCCGACCGCATCCGGCCGGCCGCCGTCCCCAGCCTCACCGCCTTCGCCGATGCGCTCAAGGGCCGGAATCCGTCCGACCCGATGATTCCGCTGCATGTCGACGGTTTCGCCAGCGCCGAAGGCGGCCTGCGCCACAACGAGGACCTGGCCGAACGTCGCGCGCTGGCCGTGCGCGCCTTCCTCGCATCGCTCGGCGTGACGCATCCGATCGGCGTGCTGGGCGGCGGGCCGGTCGGCGTGCCCGGCGATGCCAGCCAGCGCCGAGCGGTGATCAGCGTCGACCACGCCTTCGAGACCAGCTACGCGAGCAACCGCTACTCGGTCGGTGAGCACGAGTTCGGACACATGCTCGGCCTGCCCGACGAATACCAGAACAACACCACGGGCACCCTGGGCGCACAACAGACGCTCTATTCCGGACTGGTCGCCTCGGCGGGCGTGCCCGGCCCGGCCGTGTGGGGCGCCGACACGGCAAGTCAGATGTCCAATGGCATCGACGTGCTGCCGCGGCATTACGTGACCCTGTGGGAAGCCCTGGGCCGCATGACCAGCCCCGACATCACCCAGTCCGAGTGGAGCCTGAGTTGA